In Nostoc sp. CENA543, a single genomic region encodes these proteins:
- a CDS encoding CARDB domain-containing protein, translating into MNNEINNIHPLDDVNRMLSSNQNPNIFHQGGDYFPSGFSNVNSLQSSIHSSSIWHTLDSLTSDTYPVSYLTEGIESNSVLMTATATARPDLTAPNALIPPSVIVGGNVQITYEVKNQGSASAGYSYTDFYLSSDLNLDSSDVYLGFDYVNGLAAGASSQESATFNIGSNIRPGNYYLIYYVDADGYVSESNENNNAFGASISITQPDLTILNASIPTSAKAGSSIQINYQVRNQGNGSAGASNTRFYLSPDLNIDSSDVYLGLDAVNSLAAGASSQESVTLSIGSNINPGNYYLIYYADADGYVSESNEYNNAFGNLINITSAGNPDLIIQNPTAPTTASLGSTIALNYQVKNQGVGSAGASTTRFYLSKDTTFSTDDVLLGSDAVNSIAAGAVSSETASILISNSIAAGNYHLLFRTDADSTVAESNETNNVVSRAITINAADLIIQNATAPTTASVGSTIALSYQVKNQGAGNAVASTTRFYLSKDTTFSTDDVLLGSDAVNSVAAGAVSSETASILISNSIAAGNYHLLFRTDADSTVAESNENNNVVSRAITINAADLIIQNPTAPTTASVGSTIALSYQVKNQGAGNAVASTTRFYLSKDTTFSTDDVLLGSDAVNSIAAGAVSSETASILISNSIAGGNYHLLFRADADSTVAESNETNNIVSRAITINGPRPDLIIQNISAPSIVDPGNSFTLNYQIANQGTASAGNHTTKIYLSRDTTLSSDDRLLASDPNYFYPVLNAGTYSSESYFYLSISRDINFGDYYLLLQADGNGEISESNETNNVTAKAITIAAPDLIVQNPSNPTSANIGTAISLSYQLKNQGNGNAGFHFTNFYLSQDQTLSNDDVYLGFDTISSLAPSAVTSRSTSLTIRSNTVPGNYYLLYRADGDGKIRESNENNNVAARAITITAPDLVIENATSASSAAIGATLQVNYQLKNQGNGIAGGSKTSFYLSRDGAFGDDDIYLGIETEASASVTPGASISRSTAITLVPTINPGKYYLIFKADGAGSVAESNESNNGIYITTQINITPVNGGGFNSTTGYGLVNAAAAVAKALNQSTFADVADLGNYDWGADAIKAPEVWAKGYTGQGVIVAVVDSGVDYTHPDLSANMWRNNREIAGNGIDDDGNGFIDDIYGWNFFGNNNNPLDDNGHGTHVAGTIAAVRNTFGVTGIAYNAKIMALKALGGAEGRSSGNSVGNSIRYAADNGARVINLSLGGANPNPDTLSAIQYAISKGAIVVSASGNESELAPGYPARYADQFGIAVGAVNYNRTLTDFSNRAGTTTLAYVTAPGAYDDFFGIGIYSTLPGGQYGLMPGTSMAAPHVAGVVALMLSAKNNLTDAQVRQILTSTAANGGTLPSSTSSTASTASSSNSVISRSISSPTNNTTLMISNWTAIIGEESITENHTENVDSFSEPFLRYQDSQQNMLSDEQVDIHENIIGKRRSNSRKSGRMS; encoded by the coding sequence ATGAATAATGAAATCAACAATATTCATCCATTAGATGATGTAAATCGAATGCTGTCATCTAACCAGAATCCTAATATTTTTCATCAGGGCGGAGATTATTTCCCTTCTGGTTTCAGTAATGTAAATTCCCTCCAATCCAGCATTCATAGTAGTTCCATATGGCACACACTAGACTCTTTAACATCCGATACTTATCCTGTTAGCTATCTAACTGAAGGTATTGAGAGCAATAGTGTCTTGATGACAGCCACTGCAACGGCTCGACCAGACTTAACAGCACCAAACGCCCTAATTCCTCCGTCGGTAATCGTTGGTGGCAATGTTCAAATCACCTATGAAGTGAAAAACCAGGGTAGTGCGAGTGCTGGATATAGCTACACTGATTTCTACTTATCTTCAGATTTGAATCTCGATAGTAGTGATGTGTATCTAGGCTTTGACTATGTGAATGGTCTGGCGGCTGGTGCATCTAGTCAAGAATCAGCCACATTCAACATTGGTAGTAATATCAGGCCTGGTAACTACTATTTGATTTACTATGTCGATGCTGATGGCTATGTGAGTGAAAGTAATGAAAATAACAATGCTTTTGGTGCGTCAATCTCAATTACCCAACCAGACTTAACAATATTAAACGCCTCAATTCCCACCTCAGCCAAAGCTGGTAGCAGTATTCAAATCAATTATCAAGTGAGGAATCAAGGTAATGGCAGTGCTGGTGCTAGTAATACCAGATTTTACCTATCTCCAGATTTGAATATCGACAGTAGTGATGTCTATCTAGGCTTAGACGCTGTGAATAGTCTGGCGGCTGGTGCATCTAGTCAAGAGTCAGTCACACTATCCATAGGTAGTAACATCAACCCTGGTAACTACTATTTGATTTACTATGCTGATGCTGATGGCTATGTAAGTGAAAGTAATGAATATAACAATGCCTTTGGCAATCTCATTAATATTACTTCGGCAGGGAATCCAGATCTAATAATTCAAAATCCCACAGCACCAACGACTGCATCATTGGGTAGCACTATTGCATTGAATTATCAGGTGAAAAATCAAGGTGTGGGAAGTGCAGGTGCAAGTACCACCAGATTCTACCTTTCCAAAGACACAACATTTAGTACAGATGATGTGTTGTTAGGTTCAGATGCAGTAAATAGCATTGCCGCAGGTGCTGTCAGTTCCGAAACTGCATCGATTCTCATATCCAATAGCATCGCGGCTGGTAACTATCATTTATTGTTCAGAACTGATGCTGATAGCACAGTGGCAGAAAGTAATGAAACTAATAATGTGGTTTCTCGTGCCATCACAATTAACGCTGCCGATTTAATAATTCAAAATGCCACAGCACCGACGACTGCATCAGTGGGTAGCACTATTGCATTGAGTTATCAGGTGAAAAATCAAGGTGCTGGAAATGCCGTTGCCAGTACCACCAGATTCTACCTTTCCAAAGACACAACATTTAGTACAGATGATGTGTTGTTAGGTTCAGATGCAGTAAATAGCGTTGCCGCAGGTGCTGTCAGTTCCGAAACTGCATCGATTCTCATATCCAATAGCATCGCGGCTGGTAACTATCATTTATTGTTCAGAACTGATGCTGATAGCACAGTGGCAGAAAGTAATGAAAATAATAATGTGGTTTCTCGTGCCATCACGATTAACGCTGCCGATTTAATAATTCAAAACCCCACAGCACCGACGACTGCATCAGTGGGTAGCACTATTGCATTGAGTTATCAGGTGAAAAATCAAGGTGCTGGCAATGCCGTTGCCAGTACCACCAGATTCTACCTTTCCAAAGACACAACATTTAGTACAGATGATGTGTTGTTAGGTTCAGATGCAGTAAATAGCATTGCCGCAGGTGCTGTCAGTTCCGAAACTGCATCGATTCTCATATCCAATAGCATCGCCGGAGGTAACTATCACTTGCTGTTCAGAGCCGATGCTGATAGCACAGTGGCAGAAAGTAATGAAACTAATAACATCGTTTCTAGAGCCATCACAATTAATGGACCAAGACCTGATCTAATCATCCAAAATATTTCCGCGCCTAGTATTGTTGACCCTGGAAACTCATTTACACTCAACTACCAAATAGCGAATCAAGGTACTGCTAGTGCTGGTAATCATACAACTAAGATTTATTTGTCTAGAGACACAACTCTTAGTAGCGATGATAGATTGTTAGCCTCTGACCCTAACTACTTCTATCCTGTACTGAATGCTGGTACTTATAGTTCAGAGTCTTACTTCTATTTGTCTATAAGTAGGGATATCAATTTCGGTGACTACTATCTGCTATTGCAAGCTGATGGCAATGGCGAAATCAGTGAAAGCAACGAAACTAACAATGTCACCGCCAAAGCGATTACAATTGCTGCACCCGATTTAATTGTCCAGAATCCTTCTAATCCCACTAGTGCCAACATTGGGACAGCAATTTCACTGAGCTATCAATTAAAAAACCAAGGTAATGGCAATGCAGGTTTTCATTTCACGAATTTTTATCTTTCCCAAGACCAAACTCTCAGTAATGATGATGTCTATTTAGGCTTTGATACCATCTCTAGTCTTGCACCCTCTGCCGTAACTTCACGCTCTACATCTTTAACAATTAGAAGCAACACTGTTCCTGGTAATTATTATCTGCTGTATAGAGCTGATGGTGATGGAAAAATCAGAGAAAGCAATGAAAATAATAACGTCGCTGCGAGAGCAATTACGATTACTGCGCCAGATTTAGTGATCGAAAATGCTACATCCGCTAGTAGTGCTGCCATCGGGGCTACACTGCAAGTTAACTATCAACTGAAAAACCAAGGTAATGGCATTGCTGGAGGAAGTAAGACAAGTTTTTATCTTTCACGAGATGGGGCATTTGGTGATGATGATATCTACTTAGGTATTGAAACTGAGGCTAGTGCTAGTGTGACACCTGGTGCCTCTATTTCTCGCTCCACGGCTATTACACTTGTTCCTACGATCAATCCTGGCAAATACTACCTGATATTTAAAGCCGATGGAGCAGGATCTGTTGCTGAGAGCAATGAAAGTAACAACGGCATTTACATCACAACACAAATCAATATTACTCCTGTTAATGGCGGTGGATTTAACTCCACTACAGGTTATGGCTTAGTCAACGCTGCCGCCGCCGTAGCCAAAGCCCTTAATCAAAGCACCTTTGCTGATGTCGCTGACTTGGGTAATTATGATTGGGGAGCGGATGCGATTAAAGCACCAGAAGTCTGGGCGAAGGGATACACTGGTCAGGGTGTGATTGTTGCGGTGGTGGATAGTGGCGTGGACTATACACACCCAGACTTGAGTGCCAATATGTGGAGGAATAACAGAGAAATTGCGGGTAATGGCATAGATGATGATGGCAATGGTTTCATCGATGATATCTATGGTTGGAACTTTTTCGGCAACAACAACAATCCACTGGATGATAACGGTCATGGTACTCATGTAGCTGGTACTATTGCTGCGGTGAGAAATACTTTTGGAGTGACTGGTATTGCCTACAATGCCAAGATTATGGCACTGAAAGCTTTGGGTGGTGCTGAAGGGAGAAGTTCAGGTAATTCCGTAGGCAATAGTATTCGTTATGCCGCAGATAATGGGGCGCGTGTGATTAATCTCAGCTTGGGAGGAGCTAATCCTAACCCTGATACTCTCTCAGCTATTCAATATGCCATCAGTAAAGGAGCAATTGTTGTTTCCGCTTCAGGTAATGAAAGTGAGTTAGCACCTGGCTACCCCGCTCGCTATGCAGACCAGTTTGGAATTGCTGTGGGAGCAGTTAACTATAACAGAACCCTAACCGATTTTTCCAACCGTGCTGGAACAACCACACTGGCGTATGTCACAGCCCCTGGTGCATACGATGACTTTTTTGGCATTGGTATATATTCGACGCTTCCAGGTGGTCAATATGGTCTGATGCCGGGAACATCAATGGCGGCTCCTCACGTTGCGGGTGTAGTGGCTTTGATGCTGAGTGCTAAGAACAATCTCACCGATGCTCAAGTGCGTCAGATTCTCACTTCTACCGCCGCGAATGGTGGTACACTCCCCAGTTCTACTTCTAGCACTGCATCGACAGCCAGTAGTAGCAATTCTGTGATATCTAGGTCAATTTCTAGTCCTACGAATAACACAACATTGATGATTTCTAATTGGACTGCAATTATTGGTGAGGAAAGTATAACTGAAAATCACACTGAAAATGTTGACAGTTTCTCAGAACCATTTTTACGGTATCAGGATAGTCAGCAAAACATGCTCTCAGATGAACAGGTTGATATTCATGAAAATATCATAGGGAAAAGACGTAGCAACAGCCGTAAGTCTGGCAGAATGAGTTGA
- a CDS encoding PepSY-like domain-containing protein, translating into MKVISIKSIFITVICVLALTIVLAFSDYPHQGDAIIVPQAVKAAFKAKYSQIPHSWQRHEYGYEAIFIKDNIKYEAEFSQTGEWLETEQYAQAKDFPPLILNRIQQERPQFTITKYEIEITPQGIFYEVDITDGETEEELYFDSKGNPQIDLYED; encoded by the coding sequence GTGAAAGTGATATCAATTAAATCGATATTTATTACTGTTATTTGTGTATTAGCACTCACAATTGTATTGGCTTTTTCTGATTATCCCCATCAGGGAGATGCGATCATAGTTCCTCAAGCGGTAAAAGCTGCTTTTAAAGCAAAATATTCTCAGATTCCTCATAGTTGGCAAAGACATGAATATGGTTATGAGGCAATTTTTATCAAGGACAATATTAAATATGAGGCGGAATTTTCCCAAACAGGAGAATGGTTAGAAACAGAACAATACGCCCAAGCCAAAGACTTTCCTCCTTTGATATTAAACCGCATCCAGCAAGAACGCCCTCAATTTACCATTACCAAATATGAAATTGAAATTACACCCCAAGGGATATTCTATGAAGTAGATATCACCGATGGAGAAACTGAAGAGGAATTATATTTCGATAGTAAAGGTAATCCTCAAATAGATTTGTATGAGGATTGA
- a CDS encoding HAMP domain-containing sensor histidine kinase codes for MLTNKSTNRIDEKTDKHHNKGFLWATRTRILFWYAIIFCFIFVVVVPAFREVLYARINNRVHRQITEKMRIFNELISRDSQLSPHLEIDEDPEEVNRLREADNRLIKKPKNREELREFLDAFLGNQLPEDDTFLIMLWKGKFYKSSPRARPKELSRDSKIIRYWARLTQPEQGEKVIPGSKVDSIVYLAQPVKIKDEVMGVFVIAHATAGERGEVLEAVAVIIQVSVGVLFLALILAWFASGKILAPLRLLTHTARQISETDLNQRLNVDGGGELAELAATFNEMMDRLQAAFISQRNFINDAGHELRTPITIIRGHLELMGDDPQDRQETLTLVMDELERMNRFVNDLMLLAKAERPDFLQLEIIDVASFTEELFAKVQALGDRNWQLQVTGKGKIVADRQRLTQAVMNLAQNATQHTNHTGTISLGSMIHQGTVSFWVRDTGEGIAKADQNRIFQRFARATNSRRRSEGAGLGLSIVQAIAEAHDGKVTLESKIGVGSTFTVILPLESPPNTKLNM; via the coding sequence ATGTTGACTAATAAAAGCACCAATAGAATCGATGAAAAAACCGACAAACATCATAATAAAGGATTTTTATGGGCTACACGTACTCGCATCCTCTTTTGGTATGCTATCATCTTCTGTTTTATTTTTGTAGTAGTTGTCCCAGCATTTCGGGAAGTTTTATATGCGCGCATTAATAACCGTGTGCATCGACAAATAACAGAAAAAATGCGGATATTTAATGAATTAATTAGTCGAGATAGCCAACTTTCTCCTCATCTCGAAATTGATGAAGATCCTGAAGAAGTAAATCGTTTGAGGGAAGCTGATAACCGTCTGATCAAAAAACCGAAAAATAGGGAAGAGTTGAGAGAGTTTCTAGATGCTTTTTTAGGAAATCAATTACCAGAAGATGATACCTTTCTAATTATGCTTTGGAAAGGAAAATTTTATAAATCTAGTCCTAGAGCTAGACCCAAAGAACTTAGTCGAGATTCTAAAATTATTCGGTACTGGGCAAGATTAACACAACCAGAACAAGGAGAAAAAGTAATTCCTGGAAGTAAAGTTGATAGTATTGTCTATCTCGCTCAACCGGTGAAAATTAAAGATGAGGTTATGGGAGTATTTGTGATTGCTCATGCTACGGCTGGTGAAAGAGGAGAAGTTTTAGAAGCTGTGGCGGTGATTATTCAAGTGAGTGTAGGAGTTCTCTTTTTAGCTTTAATTTTAGCTTGGTTTGCTTCAGGAAAAATTCTCGCTCCTTTGCGCTTACTTACCCACACGGCTCGTCAAATTAGCGAAACAGACTTAAATCAACGTCTCAATGTCGATGGTGGTGGAGAATTAGCAGAATTAGCAGCTACTTTTAATGAAATGATGGATAGATTGCAAGCTGCTTTCATTAGTCAGCGTAATTTTATTAATGATGCTGGGCATGAACTACGAACACCCATTACAATTATTCGTGGTCATTTAGAATTAATGGGAGATGACCCCCAAGACAGACAAGAAACTCTGACTCTAGTTATGGATGAGTTAGAGAGAATGAATCGCTTTGTCAATGATTTAATGTTACTCGCAAAAGCCGAACGTCCTGATTTTTTGCAGTTAGAAATCATAGATGTTGCTAGTTTTACAGAAGAATTATTTGCTAAAGTCCAGGCTTTAGGCGATCGCAATTGGCAACTCCAGGTTACTGGTAAAGGTAAAATCGTTGCAGACCGTCAACGCCTGACTCAAGCCGTGATGAATTTAGCACAAAATGCCACTCAACATACAAATCATACTGGTACAATTTCCCTGGGTTCAATGATTCACCAAGGTACAGTGAGTTTTTGGGTGCGGGACACAGGAGAAGGTATCGCCAAAGCTGATCAAAACAGGATTTTTCAGCGTTTTGCTCGTGCTACCAATAGCCGCCGCCGTTCTGAGGGTGCTGGCTTAGGGTTATCTATCGTCCAAGCTATTGCAGAGGCTCACGACGGAAAAGTTACCTTAGAAAGTAAAATAGGTGTAGGGTCTACATTCACAGTTATCTTACCTTTGGAATCACCGCCAAACACGAAATTAAATATGTAA
- a CDS encoding NAD(P)/FAD-dependent oxidoreductase, whose translation MEIFDYVVLGAGLGGLATAACLTRQGYNVAVLEKHYLPGGCCHTFDYGEYSFCADVHYVSQCGHGQTIAQFLNYINRDIPFNSLDPDCIDRVITPEIDFKIPLGWESLRYRLLATFPEEADAINRYCHEIQQLHQEIRSLNQEVHWYHQKWSDWLKLPKYLHLFRKRHWTLQDLYNHVGLSPKLQAILAGQSGDYALSPQEIALITHTSLVWDYSEGAYYPKHHFRHFVDTIVDTITAGGGVVAYATTVNHIQVSNGNVHSVLADGKIYRATKAYISDLDPKLTVELMHDNEAISQKERRRLTGYEYSASAFNIYLGLDSRFQPQNYGIGNWNIWYYPTGNLNREYQQQLQGDFSHPWIFLSCPTMKSDEPGMAPPGHHILEIATVCPYAPFAHLHKTDLQAYKAKKREVYQQIMHSVKDLIPDIDNYIRMKIYGTPTTSEYYLGQPEGNIYGAKLVPQQVGLNRIGYKTELPNLFLVGASAGYPSVPGVIGNGMDVVELLTGESVWRRVSRNHALVGV comes from the coding sequence ATGGAAATCTTTGATTATGTAGTTTTAGGAGCTGGATTAGGTGGACTAGCAACAGCAGCTTGCTTAACACGCCAAGGATATAATGTAGCCGTTTTAGAAAAACATTATTTACCAGGTGGTTGCTGTCACACGTTTGATTATGGCGAATATAGTTTTTGTGCTGATGTCCATTATGTTTCTCAATGTGGTCATGGTCAGACAATTGCACAGTTTCTTAACTATATCAACAGAGATATACCCTTTAATAGTCTTGACCCAGACTGCATAGATCGTGTGATTACACCGGAGATAGATTTTAAAATTCCCCTGGGATGGGAAAGTCTGCGTTATCGCTTGCTTGCAACTTTTCCAGAAGAAGCTGATGCTATCAACCGTTACTGTCATGAGATTCAGCAACTCCACCAAGAAATTCGCAGTTTAAACCAGGAGGTGCATTGGTATCATCAAAAATGGTCTGATTGGCTAAAATTGCCGAAATATCTCCATTTGTTTCGCAAACGCCACTGGACGCTACAAGATTTATATAATCACGTAGGTTTATCACCCAAATTACAAGCCATCTTAGCGGGACAAAGTGGTGATTACGCACTATCACCCCAAGAAATCGCCCTCATCACCCATACTTCCCTAGTTTGGGACTATTCTGAAGGTGCTTATTATCCCAAACATCACTTTCGGCACTTTGTAGACACTATTGTGGATACCATTACCGCAGGTGGTGGCGTTGTTGCCTACGCTACCACCGTTAACCATATCCAAGTTAGTAACGGTAATGTTCATAGTGTACTAGCTGATGGCAAAATCTATCGTGCTACCAAAGCTTATATTAGTGACCTTGACCCGAAATTAACAGTGGAGTTGATGCACGACAATGAAGCCATCAGCCAAAAAGAACGTCGGCGGTTGACTGGCTATGAATACTCAGCCAGTGCTTTTAATATCTACTTAGGTTTAGATAGCCGCTTTCAACCCCAAAATTACGGTATTGGTAACTGGAACATTTGGTACTATCCTACAGGCAACCTCAACCGAGAATATCAACAACAATTGCAAGGAGACTTTAGCCATCCCTGGATTTTCTTGTCCTGTCCCACGATGAAATCTGATGAACCAGGAATGGCACCTCCCGGACATCATATTTTGGAAATCGCTACAGTTTGTCCTTACGCACCCTTTGCACATCTGCATAAAACAGACTTACAAGCCTACAAAGCCAAAAAGCGGGAAGTCTACCAGCAAATTATGCACAGCGTCAAAGATTTGATTCCTGATATCGACAACTACATCCGCATGAAGATTTACGGTACACCCACCACCAGTGAATATTATCTAGGACAACCAGAAGGAAATATTTACGGTGCGAAATTAGTCCCCCAACAAGTAGGACTAAATCGCATAGGCTACAAAACGGAATTACCGAACTTGTTTCTAGTTGGTGCAAGTGCTGGTTATCCCAGTGTACCTGGTGTCATTGGTAATGGTATGGATGTAGTAGAACTACTGACTGGGGAATCAGTGTGGCGGAGAGTTTCTCGGAATCATGCTTTAGTGGGGGTGTAG
- a CDS encoding response regulator transcription factor, which yields MNRILIAEDEPRIAAFIEKGLRSHGFTTYVAADADSATNMALSSSFDLMILDLGLPGRDGLDVLAEIRGQGEIIPIIILTARDDIQDKVAGFEAGADDYVTKPFRFEELLVRVKARLRQGSSHQAVSEMVLRVGNVVLDLRSRKVKVGQNTVELPAREFTLAETFFRHPGQVLSREQLLDRVWGYDYDPGSNIVDVYVGYLRKKLGSELIETVRGMGYRLRN from the coding sequence ATGAATCGTATCCTCATCGCGGAAGATGAACCCCGCATTGCGGCTTTTATTGAAAAAGGCTTGCGTTCCCACGGTTTTACTACGTATGTGGCGGCTGATGCTGATTCTGCTACGAATATGGCATTAAGTAGCAGTTTTGACTTGATGATTTTGGATTTGGGGCTTCCTGGTAGAGATGGTTTAGATGTATTGGCAGAAATACGGGGACAAGGGGAAATTATACCGATAATTATTTTGACTGCCCGTGATGATATTCAGGATAAAGTGGCTGGGTTTGAAGCTGGTGCGGATGACTATGTAACTAAGCCTTTTCGCTTTGAAGAATTGTTAGTGCGGGTAAAGGCTAGGTTGCGTCAAGGTAGTAGTCATCAAGCTGTATCTGAAATGGTTCTCAGGGTGGGAAATGTGGTTTTAGACCTGCGATCGCGTAAGGTCAAAGTAGGTCAAAACACCGTAGAATTACCTGCAAGGGAATTTACTCTAGCAGAAACTTTTTTTCGTCATCCAGGACAAGTTTTAAGTCGTGAACAATTATTAGATCGAGTCTGGGGTTACGATTATGACCCAGGCTCAAATATTGTTGATGTTTATGTTGGTTATTTACGCAAGAAGTTAGGCAGTGAGTTAATTGAAACCGTCCGAGGTATGGGTTATCGCCTGCGGAATTGA